One stretch of Chryseobacterium indologenes DNA includes these proteins:
- a CDS encoding Gfo/Idh/MocA family oxidoreductase, whose amino-acid sequence MQLVKAGLCAFGMSGKVFHAPFLKQHPGFFISAVVERSKNESEEKYPESTVYRSVEDMLQNAEVELVIINTPVQTHYEYAKKALEAGKNIIVEKPFTVNVEEAEELVKLAEEKGLFLSVYQNRRFDRDFQQVQKILNEGKLGNIKEAEIRFDRFRTTPSGKQHKENPDQVGSGSLHDLGAHLVDQAVQYFGYPEKLFADVFSMKGASFANDYFEILLFYKNDLRVRLKSSVFTKEDHYAYKMHGDRGSFLQERTDNQEAELVAGAIPVYGKEWMQPLKETDGILNYLNESSETQRILTSSEAGNYMDYYQQIYEHIVFGYPLPSPGKEVIENMKIIDASLVSAKEEKMILL is encoded by the coding sequence ATGCAACTGGTAAAAGCTGGGCTTTGTGCCTTTGGGATGAGTGGAAAAGTATTTCATGCCCCATTTTTAAAACAACATCCTGGATTTTTCATTTCTGCGGTAGTAGAAAGAAGTAAAAATGAGTCTGAAGAGAAATATCCTGAATCTACTGTTTACCGCTCGGTAGAAGATATGCTTCAAAATGCAGAGGTAGAATTGGTGATCATCAATACTCCGGTTCAGACACATTATGAATACGCCAAAAAAGCTTTGGAAGCAGGGAAAAATATCATTGTTGAAAAACCTTTTACAGTAAACGTAGAAGAAGCAGAAGAGCTGGTGAAGCTGGCAGAAGAGAAAGGATTGTTTTTAAGTGTATATCAGAACAGAAGATTTGACCGTGACTTCCAACAGGTACAAAAAATTTTAAATGAAGGAAAATTAGGGAACATTAAAGAAGCTGAAATCCGTTTTGATAGGTTCCGCACCACGCCGAGTGGAAAACAGCATAAAGAAAATCCGGATCAGGTAGGTTCGGGTTCTTTACATGATTTAGGAGCACATCTGGTGGATCAGGCGGTACAGTATTTCGGGTATCCGGAAAAACTTTTTGCTGATGTATTTTCTATGAAGGGAGCATCGTTTGCCAATGATTATTTTGAAATCCTGTTATTCTATAAAAATGATCTGAGAGTACGACTAAAATCCTCGGTATTTACTAAAGAAGATCATTATGCTTATAAAATGCATGGAGATAGAGGAAGTTTCCTGCAGGAAAGAACAGATAATCAGGAAGCTGAATTGGTAGCCGGAGCCATTCCTGTTTATGGAAAAGAATGGATGCAGCCTTTGAAAGAAACAGATGGGATTTTAAATTATCTGAATGAAAGTTCCGAAACACAAAGAATACTTACTTCAAGTGAGGCCGGAAATTATATGGATTATTACCAGCAAATCTATGAGCATATTGTTTTCGGATATCCTTTACCATCACCGGGAAAAGAAGTGATTGAGAATATG
- a CDS encoding TonB-dependent siderophore receptor, translating into MKRQLLSLGLLFIAVSASAQLKNAEADTIRTQTIEDINLHKTGNPNQARTLSTKSNLTVMENPQPIAIVTHEIIEQQQAKQLSDVLQNVNGLYITSSRGNSQDSFGGRGFILGNDNIFKNGSRINSGVFPEVSGLERVEVLKGANAMLFGNTAAGGVINMITKKPKFNFGGSIGLNGGSWNSYKPTIDIYGPLSKNIAFRMNGAYEYAESFRDVVQSEKYYFNPSFLFNLSEKSQLIVEADYLKTNFTPDFGLGSITEKDQSYRLNDGISRNVFFGTDWQYQNVQQASTNVTFNHQFNERWSLNATASYQNYTKDYFSSERVQWIYDIKDKNVDPNRLSWKRPFGKTYNEQNYTSAQVNINGEFNTGKINHKVLIGSDADYSQADAYTYNVTDPKNLLYLDDPSTWGSIDMPNSTLNTRNRINTRRIGVYAQDFISLTKQLKVIAGLRWSYVENMPTLTTRFASNEKFEVANSSTSDHAFSPKVGLVYAPNENLSVFATYTNSFASNAGYTSDQFNTVNTNQPVQQIQNQLGTLSRQSIKPSTVDQYEIGIKKNFWNNALAVNLTAYQIMYNNYYQTYWFIPTSTPNAAPVNSTDTNLKEFAGNMRSRGVELDITGNPTENLSIIGGFSYNNSVYLNTPEKGYVENQRLVRTPATTANVSVFYKFTNYVKGLKVGAGIYYIGDRIAGWNDSKSTNVSRNNVSRMFDLKDYTTVSVSIGYEWQKFSIQGRVGNLFDVVNYNVHENYSVNPITPRNYYFTLTYKL; encoded by the coding sequence ATGAAAAGACAATTACTATCTTTAGGTCTTCTATTTATCGCTGTTTCAGCCAGTGCACAGCTGAAAAACGCTGAAGCAGATACCATCAGAACTCAAACCATTGAAGACATCAATCTTCATAAGACCGGGAATCCGAACCAGGCGAGAACTTTATCTACAAAGTCTAACCTGACGGTAATGGAAAATCCTCAGCCTATTGCCATTGTTACACATGAAATCATTGAGCAGCAACAGGCAAAACAGCTAAGTGATGTTCTACAAAACGTAAACGGATTGTATATTACCTCATCAAGAGGAAATTCTCAGGACAGCTTTGGTGGGCGTGGTTTTATTTTAGGAAATGATAATATTTTCAAGAACGGATCTAGAATAAATAGTGGTGTTTTCCCTGAAGTAAGCGGTCTGGAAAGAGTAGAAGTTTTAAAAGGTGCTAATGCAATGCTTTTTGGTAATACAGCAGCAGGAGGTGTTATCAATATGATCACCAAAAAACCTAAATTCAATTTTGGTGGAAGTATAGGATTAAACGGTGGAAGCTGGAATTCTTACAAACCCACCATTGATATTTATGGACCATTATCTAAAAATATTGCATTTAGAATGAATGGAGCTTATGAGTATGCTGAAAGCTTCAGAGATGTGGTACAATCTGAAAAATATTACTTTAATCCTTCCTTCTTATTTAATTTAAGTGAAAAGTCTCAGTTAATTGTTGAAGCAGATTATCTGAAAACTAATTTCACTCCAGATTTCGGGCTTGGATCGATTACTGAGAAAGATCAAAGCTATAGATTGAATGATGGTATCTCCAGAAATGTTTTCTTCGGAACCGACTGGCAATATCAAAATGTACAGCAAGCTTCTACGAACGTAACTTTTAATCATCAATTTAACGAAAGATGGTCTTTAAATGCTACAGCTTCTTACCAAAACTATACTAAAGATTATTTTTCTTCTGAAAGGGTACAATGGATCTATGATATTAAAGATAAAAATGTAGATCCCAACAGATTATCCTGGAAAAGACCTTTTGGTAAAACTTATAACGAACAAAATTATACTTCAGCACAAGTCAACATCAATGGTGAATTTAATACCGGAAAAATTAACCATAAAGTATTAATTGGTTCAGATGCGGATTATAGCCAAGCGGATGCTTATACTTATAATGTTACAGATCCAAAAAATCTTCTCTACTTAGATGATCCTTCAACATGGGGAAGTATTGATATGCCAAATTCTACTCTTAATACAAGAAACAGAATCAATACAAGAAGAATTGGGGTCTATGCACAAGATTTTATTAGCTTAACAAAGCAACTAAAAGTAATTGCCGGATTAAGATGGTCTTATGTAGAAAATATGCCTACGTTGACTACCCGTTTTGCATCAAATGAGAAATTTGAAGTAGCAAATTCTTCAACTTCTGATCATGCATTTTCTCCAAAAGTGGGATTGGTGTATGCTCCAAATGAAAACCTTTCAGTATTTGCCACATACACCAATTCCTTTGCTTCAAACGCTGGATATACTTCTGATCAATTTAATACAGTAAATACCAATCAACCTGTTCAGCAAATCCAAAATCAGCTAGGTACTTTATCAAGACAAAGCATAAAACCATCAACGGTTGATCAATACGAAATTGGTATTAAAAAGAATTTCTGGAACAATGCTTTAGCGGTTAACTTAACGGCTTACCAGATTATGTACAACAATTATTATCAAACATATTGGTTCATTCCTACATCTACACCTAATGCAGCACCGGTAAATTCAACAGATACCAATCTTAAAGAATTTGCTGGAAATATGAGAAGCCGTGGTGTAGAATTAGACATTACTGGAAATCCTACAGAAAACTTATCCATCATTGGAGGTTTCTCTTATAACAACTCAGTTTATCTTAATACTCCTGAAAAAGGATATGTTGAAAACCAAAGATTGGTAAGAACACCAGCTACAACAGCGAATGTTTCCGTTTTCTATAAATTTACAAACTATGTAAAAGGATTAAAAGTTGGGGCTGGGATCTACTACATTGGTGACAGGATTGCAGGTTGGAATGATTCAAAATCTACCAACGTAAGCAGAAATAACGTAAGTAGAATGTTTGATCTGAAAGATTACACAACGGTTTCTGTGTCAATCGGCTACGAATGGCAAAAATTCTCTATCCAAGGGAGAGTGGGAAACTTGTTTGACGTAGTTAACTATAACGTTCACGAAAACTATTCGGTAAATCCGATTACTCCAAGAAATTATTATTTTACACTGACTTACAAGCTGTAA
- a CDS encoding outer membrane beta-barrel protein, with amino-acid sequence MKKLILTGILAVAGLTATANAQIQKGNWMVGGNLAGANFGLNKGGGYDFNIQPKGAYFIEDNVALGGYVDLGFKGAKDAPTTFTYNVGALGRYYLNPGEQGVNNLLHHGRWFLEGNVGIGGTSISKGGSSSNGLNFGFGPGYSYFITPNIGLEGLVKYDANAGFGSGGYTNKITFGLGFQIYLPTSKAKQIINDVK; translated from the coding sequence ATGAAAAAACTTATTTTAACAGGGATATTAGCTGTTGCAGGTTTAACAGCAACTGCAAACGCTCAGATTCAGAAAGGTAATTGGATGGTAGGGGGTAACCTTGCAGGTGCCAACTTCGGATTAAACAAGGGAGGTGGTTATGATTTTAATATTCAGCCGAAAGGAGCTTATTTTATTGAAGATAATGTGGCGTTAGGAGGTTATGTAGATTTAGGCTTCAAAGGGGCGAAAGATGCGCCAACGACTTTTACGTATAATGTAGGTGCGTTAGGACGTTATTATCTTAATCCGGGAGAGCAAGGTGTAAACAACTTACTACACCACGGAAGATGGTTCCTTGAAGGTAATGTAGGTATCGGAGGAACATCAATCTCTAAAGGGGGTTCTTCTTCTAATGGTCTTAACTTTGGATTTGGTCCTGGTTATTCATACTTCATTACCCCAAATATTGGTTTAGAAGGTTTAGTTAAATATGATGCGAATGCAGGATTCGGAAGCGGAGGATACACTAACAAAATTACTTTTGGTTTAGGATTCCAGATTTATCTTCCAACATCTAAAGCAAAACAAATCATCAACGATGTTAAGTAA
- a CDS encoding peroxiredoxin, which yields MLIKLGDTAPNFQAESSVGDINFYNYLGNSWGILFSHPADYTPVCTTELGFTSKLQSEFAQRDTKVIALSVDGVEDHQNWVKDINETQNTDVQFPIIADKERKISELYDFIHPNASATATVRSLLIIDPAKKVRLIITYPASTGRNFNEILRVLDSLQLVDGYQVATPVNWEYGDDVIVPPTVSTEDAIKKFPKGVTEIKPYLRYTPQPNI from the coding sequence ATGTTAATCAAATTAGGAGATACAGCCCCCAACTTTCAGGCAGAATCATCTGTTGGAGATATTAATTTTTATAATTATCTGGGAAATTCGTGGGGAATTTTATTTTCACATCCGGCAGATTATACACCCGTATGCACTACGGAGCTGGGATTTACTTCTAAATTACAGTCCGAATTTGCTCAGAGGGATACCAAGGTGATTGCTTTAAGTGTGGATGGGGTAGAGGATCATCAGAATTGGGTGAAAGATATTAATGAAACCCAAAATACGGATGTACAGTTTCCAATCATAGCGGATAAAGAAAGAAAGATTTCTGAGCTCTATGATTTTATTCATCCTAATGCTTCTGCTACGGCAACAGTGCGTTCATTATTAATTATTGATCCTGCAAAGAAAGTGAGACTTATTATTACATATCCGGCTTCTACAGGAAGAAATTTTAATGAAATTCTGAGGGTGTTGGATTCTTTACAATTGGTGGACGGCTATCAGGTGGCTACTCCTGTCAATTGGGAATACGGCGATGATGTCATTGTTCCCCCTACAGTTTCTACAGAAGATGCGATCAAAAAATTCCCTAAAGGAGTAACTGAAATAAAGCCGTATTTAAGATATACGCCCCAACCCAATATATGA
- a CDS encoding mechanosensitive ion channel family protein, producing MEKTGLTYIDLVYKVLENWYVTFAELTPKLIVGILVFTFFLITSKYMSQIAVKLFHKFFPKSQKESSLVTLLSIFRFLIMLLGTFISLEIMGFSGFLWKFIGSLGVAGVIAGVALKDLVSSIFSGMLIGIDKAFKVGDYITIGTHSGTVQEIGFLTTKILTDDGKKAYIPNQVVFNAPFYNITASPQRRIILNFEIPADEDISKAQKGILEVVKNLDNVDKLDTAEVIFTDLKQGSFNLQVKFWIKIGANLAQIRSKAYLAIKERFDVDKIQLVTPTSISITNGENNLPESQDK from the coding sequence ATGGAGAAAACCGGACTCACCTACATTGACTTGGTGTATAAGGTATTGGAAAATTGGTATGTAACGTTTGCAGAGCTTACTCCTAAACTGATTGTCGGCATTTTAGTATTTACATTCTTTCTGATCACCAGTAAGTACATGAGCCAGATTGCTGTAAAATTATTTCACAAGTTCTTTCCTAAAAGCCAGAAAGAGAGCTCATTGGTTACTCTACTCAGCATATTCAGATTCCTGATCATGTTGCTGGGAACTTTTATTTCCCTGGAAATTATGGGATTCAGTGGTTTCCTTTGGAAATTTATCGGAAGTTTAGGAGTGGCCGGAGTGATTGCAGGGGTAGCATTGAAGGATCTTGTTTCAAGTATCTTTTCAGGCATGCTCATTGGCATTGATAAAGCTTTTAAAGTTGGGGATTATATTACCATAGGAACTCATTCAGGTACAGTACAGGAAATTGGATTTTTAACAACGAAAATCCTTACAGATGATGGAAAGAAAGCTTATATCCCGAATCAGGTTGTTTTTAATGCCCCTTTTTATAATATCACCGCTTCTCCGCAACGTCGAATTATTTTAAATTTTGAAATTCCAGCAGATGAAGATATCAGTAAGGCGCAGAAAGGAATTCTGGAAGTGGTCAAAAACCTTGATAATGTAGATAAACTGGATACCGCAGAAGTAATCTTTACAGATCTGAAACAGGGTTCATTCAATCTACAAGTTAAATTCTGGATCAAAATAGGAGCTAATCTGGCGCAGATCAGAAGTAAAGCTTATTTAGCAATTAAGGAGCGCTTTGATGTGGATAAAATCCAGCTGGTAACACCTACAAGCATTAGTATCACAAATGGAGAAAATAATTTACCTGAGAGCCAGGATAAATAA
- the sucC gene encoding ADP-forming succinate--CoA ligase subunit beta → MNLHEYQSKEILSKYGVAIQRGFVANNVDEAVAAAEKLTAETGAQGWVVKAQIHAGGRGKGGGVKFSPNMDKLKENAQNIIGMQLVTPQTSAEGKKVNSVLVAEDVYYPGETETKEFYVSILLDRAEGKNTIVYSTEGGMDIEHVAEVTPHLIHKEIIDPALGLQGFQARKIAFNLGLEGNAFKEFVKFIGSLYNAYTGIDASLFEINPVLKTSDNKIIAVDAKVTLDDNSLFRHKDLAELRDTREEDPMDVEAGEAGLNFVKLDGNVACMVNGAGLAMATMDIIKLSGGNPANFLDVGGTADAQRVQTAFGIILRDPNVKAILINIFGGIVRCDRVAQGVVDAYKAMGSLPVPLIVRLQGTNAVEAKKLIDESGLPVHSAITLEEAANKVKEVLA, encoded by the coding sequence ATGAATCTTCACGAGTATCAATCAAAAGAGATTTTATCAAAGTATGGAGTAGCCATCCAACGTGGTTTCGTTGCAAACAACGTAGACGAAGCTGTAGCTGCTGCTGAAAAACTAACTGCTGAAACTGGCGCTCAAGGGTGGGTAGTAAAAGCTCAGATCCACGCAGGTGGTCGTGGTAAAGGTGGTGGTGTAAAGTTCTCTCCAAACATGGATAAACTTAAAGAAAACGCTCAGAACATCATCGGAATGCAGTTGGTAACTCCACAAACTTCTGCTGAGGGTAAAAAAGTAAATTCTGTTTTGGTTGCAGAGGATGTATATTATCCAGGTGAAACAGAAACTAAAGAATTTTATGTTTCTATTCTTTTAGACAGAGCTGAAGGTAAAAATACAATCGTATATTCTACTGAAGGTGGTATGGATATTGAGCACGTTGCTGAAGTAACTCCTCACTTAATCCACAAAGAAATCATTGACCCTGCTTTAGGTCTTCAAGGATTCCAGGCTAGAAAAATTGCTTTCAACCTAGGTCTTGAAGGAAATGCTTTCAAAGAATTCGTAAAATTCATCGGTTCTCTTTACAATGCTTATACAGGTATTGATGCATCTCTTTTCGAAATCAACCCAGTGTTGAAAACTTCTGATAACAAAATTATCGCTGTAGATGCTAAAGTAACTTTAGATGACAACTCATTATTCCGTCACAAAGACTTAGCTGAATTAAGAGATACAAGAGAAGAAGATCCAATGGACGTAGAAGCTGGTGAAGCTGGTCTTAACTTCGTTAAACTGGATGGTAACGTTGCTTGTATGGTAAACGGAGCCGGTCTTGCAATGGCAACAATGGATATCATCAAATTATCTGGTGGTAACCCTGCTAACTTCCTTGACGTAGGTGGTACTGCTGATGCACAGAGAGTACAGACTGCTTTCGGAATCATCTTAAGGGATCCAAACGTAAAAGCAATCTTAATCAACATCTTCGGAGGTATCGTAAGATGTGACAGAGTTGCTCAAGGGGTTGTAGATGCTTACAAAGCTATGGGAAGCCTTCCTGTTCCATTGATCGTAAGATTACAGGGAACTAACGCTGTAGAAGCTAAAAAATTAATTGACGAGTCTGGTCTTCCGGTTCACTCTGCAATTACTTTAGAAGAAGCTGCAAACAAAGTAAAAGAAGTTTTAGCATAA
- a CDS encoding peptidase domain-containing ABC transporter, whose translation MEIPPNEQGKRLIRYITKEKKDVTNIYFYAVLNGLVLLSVPLGIQSIVSFVMGATMTTSIYILIFFVVIGTWLAGYFRLKVIQIIEKIQQKIFVEFSIAIADKIPKVDLAYTRKYYLPELVNRFFDIQNLQKGISKILLEIPTALIQIVFGILLLSFYHPWFLAFGALVVISVVIIFRYTMESGIKSSIEESNKKYDTAAWIEDIAGSVKTFKMHSGNDAHLKGTDERVVEYLKHRTSHFRVLVFQYKTIIAFKVIITLAMLAIGTYLLINQKLNIGAFIATEIVVLSIMSAVEKLIVSLESYYDLIASFAKLSKITELKEEQNGEIILFQKEKGTEIEFKNVSFSFNDHTPILSDLNFKIQENTINVLTGKLGAGKTLLLNMITGFFEPSSGTILVDRIPLKNIDKQRLRNHVGLYLENMKIIQGTVKENIILGNSESHTEDILELSENIGIENISSMFSSGFFTEVSETDPEITFSSKKKILLLRALLGEKRLIILENPFAGIREEYQDKMIQYLLKIKEKTTVIIVSQDAELLQHADQHIHLEDGTLRTSHKNQ comes from the coding sequence ATGGAAATACCCCCAAATGAGCAGGGCAAAAGACTGATCCGGTACATTACAAAAGAAAAAAAAGATGTCACTAATATTTATTTTTATGCCGTTCTCAACGGTCTTGTTTTATTGAGTGTTCCTTTAGGAATACAGTCTATAGTAAGTTTTGTAATGGGGGCTACCATGACCACTTCCATTTACATCCTCATTTTCTTTGTTGTGATCGGAACATGGCTTGCCGGATATTTCAGATTAAAGGTGATACAGATTATTGAAAAAATCCAGCAGAAAATATTTGTAGAGTTCTCCATCGCTATTGCAGATAAGATTCCCAAGGTTGATCTTGCTTATACCAGAAAATATTATCTCCCGGAGCTGGTTAATCGTTTTTTTGATATTCAGAATTTACAAAAAGGGATTTCAAAGATTTTACTGGAAATTCCTACTGCCTTGATTCAGATTGTTTTTGGAATTCTTTTACTTTCATTTTATCATCCCTGGTTTCTGGCATTTGGAGCCTTAGTCGTTATTTCTGTGGTCATTATCTTCAGATATACGATGGAAAGCGGAATTAAATCCAGTATTGAAGAGAGTAATAAAAAATATGATACTGCCGCATGGATTGAAGATATTGCCGGATCAGTAAAAACTTTTAAAATGCATTCCGGAAATGATGCTCATTTAAAAGGGACCGATGAACGGGTGGTAGAATATCTTAAACATAGAACTTCTCACTTTAGAGTTCTTGTTTTCCAGTATAAAACAATTATTGCTTTTAAAGTCATTATCACTTTAGCTATGCTGGCTATAGGAACCTATCTTCTGATCAATCAAAAGCTGAATATCGGGGCTTTCATTGCGACAGAAATTGTTGTTTTGAGTATTATGTCTGCAGTAGAAAAACTGATTGTGAGCCTTGAAAGTTATTATGATCTTATTGCATCTTTTGCGAAGCTTTCTAAAATTACTGAGCTTAAAGAGGAACAAAACGGTGAAATCATATTATTCCAGAAAGAGAAGGGAACAGAGATAGAATTTAAAAATGTAAGTTTTTCATTCAATGATCATACTCCTATCCTTTCTGATCTGAATTTTAAAATTCAGGAAAATACCATCAATGTTTTAACAGGTAAGCTAGGCGCAGGAAAAACACTCCTCCTCAACATGATCACAGGATTCTTTGAACCTAGCTCCGGAACCATTCTGGTTGACAGAATTCCATTAAAAAACATTGATAAACAGCGGCTAAGAAATCACGTAGGTCTTTATCTTGAAAATATGAAGATCATTCAGGGAACTGTAAAGGAAAATATCATATTGGGTAATAGTGAGAGTCATACAGAAGATATTCTGGAACTTTCTGAAAATATAGGGATAGAAAATATTTCCAGTATGTTCAGTAGTGGATTTTTCACCGAAGTGAGTGAAACAGATCCTGAAATCACCTTCAGTTCGAAAAAGAAAATTTTGCTTCTACGGGCACTTTTGGGTGAAAAGAGGCTTATTATTCTGGAAAACCCTTTTGCAGGAATCCGTGAAGAATATCAGGATAAAATGATACAGTACCTTTTGAAAATCAAGGAAAAAACAACCGTCATTATTGTTTCGCAAGATGCAGAGCTATTACAGCATGCGGATCAGCATATTCATCTGGAAGATGGCACTTTAAGAACATCTCATAAAAATCAGTAA
- a CDS encoding HlyD family secretion protein — protein sequence MELQSFDKIYHIHKKSRVKRWFLFIFIGGIITLFLPWTQNIKVKGNVTSLYQEQRPQQLHSPIPGKIIKWYVKNGDYVKKGDTLMQLSEIKEDYLDPLLVQRTQEQVNAKKGVRDFYTAKAGTVKSQLQALHSARDLKLAQLKGKINQLNNKLAGEEAELVAATNELRLSEDQFTRQKKMYEEGLVSLTQFQQRSISYQNAIAKKTASENKVAQTRQEIINTGIEQNSVIQDYTEKLSKIEGEQFQNMGQIEGSDGDIAKLENQVANYKARQGLYFIIASQDGQVIQLNKAGIGEVLKDGENIGTIVPTAVDYAVEIYVKPVDLPLVKEKQRIMCIFDGFPAIVFSGWPNSSYGTFGGKIVAMESNISTNGLFKALVVEDKDEKKWPPKIKMGAGVQGIAILNDVPIWYELWRNINGFPPDYYEVKNDQAEKYGKTK from the coding sequence ATGGAATTACAGTCATTTGACAAAATATATCATATTCATAAGAAATCAAGAGTAAAAAGATGGTTTCTCTTTATTTTTATTGGAGGAATTATCACTTTATTTCTTCCCTGGACACAGAATATCAAAGTGAAAGGGAATGTAACCTCTCTTTATCAGGAACAGCGTCCACAGCAACTCCATTCTCCTATTCCGGGAAAAATCATCAAATGGTATGTAAAAAACGGAGATTATGTAAAGAAGGGAGATACACTGATGCAGCTTTCAGAAATAAAAGAAGATTATCTGGATCCGCTTTTGGTACAGAGAACCCAGGAACAGGTGAATGCAAAAAAAGGGGTTCGGGACTTTTATACCGCAAAAGCAGGAACGGTTAAAAGCCAGCTTCAAGCCTTACATTCGGCAAGAGATCTAAAACTTGCTCAGCTAAAGGGTAAAATTAACCAGCTAAATAATAAACTGGCAGGTGAGGAAGCAGAACTCGTAGCGGCAACGAATGAACTAAGACTTTCTGAAGATCAGTTTACCCGGCAGAAGAAAATGTATGAAGAAGGTTTGGTTTCTCTGACCCAGTTTCAGCAGAGAAGTATTTCCTATCAAAATGCCATTGCTAAAAAAACAGCTTCAGAAAATAAAGTTGCTCAAACCCGGCAGGAAATTATCAATACCGGTATTGAGCAGAATTCAGTAATTCAGGATTACACTGAAAAACTCAGTAAAATAGAGGGAGAACAATTTCAGAATATGGGACAGATCGAAGGCAGTGACGGGGATATTGCCAAGCTTGAAAATCAGGTTGCCAACTATAAAGCAAGACAGGGTTTATATTTTATTATTGCTTCACAGGACGGACAGGTCATACAACTCAATAAGGCAGGTATTGGAGAGGTTTTAAAAGATGGAGAAAACATAGGAACTATTGTTCCCACTGCGGTTGATTATGCGGTGGAAATCTATGTAAAACCGGTTGACCTTCCTCTTGTCAAGGAAAAACAGCGTATCATGTGTATTTTTGATGGTTTTCCTGCGATTGTATTTTCAGGATGGCCCAACTCCAGCTACGGAACATTTGGCGGAAAAATAGTTGCTATGGAAAGCAATATCAGTACCAATGGACTTTTTAAAGCCCTGGTCGTTGAAGATAAAGATGAAAAAAAATGGCCTCCAAAAATTAAAATGGGAGCAGGAGTACAGGGAATTGCCATTCTGAACGATGTACCAATATGGTATGAACTGTGGAGAAACATCAATGGTTTTCCACCTGATTATTATGAAGTGAAAAATGATCAAGCTGAGAAATATGGGAAAACTAAGTAA